The uncultured Dysgonomonas sp. genome contains the following window.
CCGATAAAAGATGCATATCAGAAAAAACTTGGACACCTTGATCCTTCATGGCGTTTAGGTTTCCAGAATAAGTTTAATATAAAAGATTTCAAAGTTGAGATCGATATAGATGGAGCATGGGGCGGCCTGATAAGATCCGTTACTACCGAAAAGATGTGGTGGGGAGGAAAACATCCGAAATCAACTACATACAGAGATGCGGAATATGAAGCCGGACATGCTATATATGTACCTAAGGGAGTCAATGTTACGGGAGGAGAGCTTACACGGGATGTGAATGGTGCAGTTGTATCTGATACACGTACTTATGCGCCTAATACTACGGTTGTGAGTTGGCAGACATGGAGTCAGATTTATCCCTATCAGGCTCAGGTACTGGATTCGGATGATAAAACATTCGCGAATGTATTCGATCGCTCTTATTTCAAATTGAGAAGGTTGTCTATTGGTTACGATCTGAAGAAAATAATTGATCTGGGGCAAATCAAATCATTAGATGTCTCATTGTATGGTTACAATCTGTTGATGTGGAAAAAGATACCATACGTAGATCCTGATTATGGTAATGATGACAATCTGCAAGATCCTTCGTCAAGATATATCGGATTTTCTGCAACAATGAGATTTTAATCGAAGTATTTATCCTGTAAATAAGAACGTATTTTATGAAAAAGATTATATTTTTTATTTTTACCATTCTGGTTTGTATGACTTCATGCAATGATCTGGAAGAACTAAACAAGGACCCGAACAATCCGACAGAAACTCATCCTCAGCTTTTGCTTACCCAGATACAATGGACTGCTTTCAGGGAGTTTCTGGGAACATCGCCTCTTTATGCCGATAAAATGCTCGTACAGACAGATGGCGAGAATAGCTATCAATACTATAAATGGAATAGGGGAGATTACTCATATACAAAGATGAAAGACATCAGTAAGATGATGGAGGAAGCCCAAAAGATAAACGAGAACAGCTATATTGCTTTAGGAAAGTTCTTTAGAGCATATTATTTCTACAACATGACTCTCCGGTTTGGAGACATACCTTATTCGGAAGCACTAAAGGGCGAATCAGATAATATATTTGCGCCTGTATATGATAGCCAGAAGGATGTGATAACAGGTATCCTCAACGAACTGGAGGAGGCCAATACCATTATTGAAAATGAGAAAGCTACAATTAAGGGAGATATCATTTATAATGGAGATACAGACAAATGGCAACGCCTGATAAACTCGTTCCGCCTGAAAGTTTTATTATCCTTATCTCATAAGGAAAGCGATACAGACCTGAATGTTAAGAGTAAATTTGCTTCAATTGTTCAAAGTGAACCTCTAATGAGTAGTAACCAGGATAACGGGCAATTAGTGTATTTGGATCAGGCTGACAACCGTTATCCTGAATTCAATTCAAGTTCTTTCGGTTCGGGAATGTATATTGACTCTACATTTATCAAACGGCTTCAGGATCACAAAGATCCTCGCTTATTCTTGTTTTGTACTCAAACGAAAGAAGCTAAGGAAGCCGGAAAAGCTATCGATGACTTTACTGCTTACGAAGGCGGAGATCCGGCAGCAGCATATGGCACAGTGAATGAGAAGGCGACAAAAGGAAAAGTTTCAAAAGTGTTGGAACGCTTCTATCAGGATCCGACCAATGAGCCTTCGATCTTGTTAGGATATGCAGAATTACAGTTTATCTTATCAGAGGCCTGTGTCAGAGGCTGGATATCCGGCGATGCGGCAACATATTACAACAATGGTATAAAATCATCATTTAAGTTTTATGAATCGTATGCCAAAGGGTTAAGCGCCTATGTCAGCGAAGATATAGTAAACAGCTACCTGACTAATCCAACGAACAATTTCTCTACAAAATCGACAAATGACGAGAAAATACAAGCTATCGTATTGCAAAAGTACTTTCAGAGTTTCTTTCAGGGAGGATGGACTCCTTTCTATGAAAACTTACGGACCGGTTATCCTGAATTTCATCGCATAAAAGGTGTGGAAATTCCTTATCGCTGGATATATCCGCAATCGGAATATAACTACAATGCAGACAACGTATCAGCAGCTATAACAAGACAATTCGGAAACGGCAATGATAAAATAAATCAAAAAACCTGGTGGCTAAAATAAATATTGAATCGATGAAAAAAATAATATCTATATTATTAGTGTTTATATGTATGACGAGTGCTTATGCTCAGGAGAAGCTACATTTTAATGAAAATGGAAAATTCAAAATTGTACAGTTCACCGATATACATTATAAATGCGGATCTGAAGAATCTGCAAAGTCTATCAGAATGATGAAGGAGGTACTTGATAATGAGAAGCCTGATCTTGTAGCATTTACAGGTGATATTGTTACAGATACTCCTGCAAAGAACGGTTGGGATGAGGTTCTGGCTCCCGTTATCAGTAAAAAAATCCCATATGCAATCATATTGGGCAATCATGACGATGAGCACGACTGGACGCGCCGGCAAATAATGGATTATGTGATTCGCAAACCATACTGCTATGCGCAGACAGGGCCTGCCTACTTAACCGGGGAGGGTAACTATGTTCTTGAGATAAAGAATACCCAAGGCAAGACAGGGGCAATACTTTATTTTATGGATTCGAACGCATATAATAGGGTAGGAGAACAAAAAGGATATAACTGGTTCGGCTTTGATCAGGTAGAATGGTATAGAAACAACAGCGCCTTCTTTACGAGAGAAAACAATGGCAAGCCATATCCGGCTCTGGCATTTTTTCATATCCCTTTACAGGAATATACGCTATTGCCTGATACGACCAAGAACTATGTAAAGAATGCTCCTGTATTTGGCAATAGAACAGAGAAAGAGTGCCCCGGGATTATAAATACCGGAATGTTTGCGGCAATGGTTGAAGGTGGAGATGTAATGGGTACATTTACAGGACACGATCATGACAACGATTACATTGGATACCTGAATGGAATTTGCCTTGCATACGGCCGTTTTTCAGGAAGTAAGACAACTTATACCAGCCTGGGATATGGGGCAAGGGTTATTGAACTAACAGATAATGAGCGGATATTTAATACCTGGATTCATTCCAGCGATAATAATATTCTATATAATGTGAAATATCCGGATTCCTTTATTAAGAAATAGAGGATATTGAGCAGTTAAGAAAATAGGAGAGCGAATACATTATCGCTCTCCTTATTTTTATGTTATATGTATCAATCTAAAAAAGTACCGATCTGAACCCCTTCGTTTACTTTTGGTTTAGTATTCATATCAAATTGCGTCTCTAAA
Protein-coding sequences here:
- a CDS encoding SusD/RagB family nutrient-binding outer membrane lipoprotein — translated: MKKIIFFIFTILVCMTSCNDLEELNKDPNNPTETHPQLLLTQIQWTAFREFLGTSPLYADKMLVQTDGENSYQYYKWNRGDYSYTKMKDISKMMEEAQKINENSYIALGKFFRAYYFYNMTLRFGDIPYSEALKGESDNIFAPVYDSQKDVITGILNELEEANTIIENEKATIKGDIIYNGDTDKWQRLINSFRLKVLLSLSHKESDTDLNVKSKFASIVQSEPLMSSNQDNGQLVYLDQADNRYPEFNSSSFGSGMYIDSTFIKRLQDHKDPRLFLFCTQTKEAKEAGKAIDDFTAYEGGDPAAAYGTVNEKATKGKVSKVLERFYQDPTNEPSILLGYAELQFILSEACVRGWISGDAATYYNNGIKSSFKFYESYAKGLSAYVSEDIVNSYLTNPTNNFSTKSTNDEKIQAIVLQKYFQSFFQGGWTPFYENLRTGYPEFHRIKGVEIPYRWIYPQSEYNYNADNVSAAITRQFGNGNDKINQKTWWLK
- a CDS encoding metallophosphoesterase family protein — protein: MKKIISILLVFICMTSAYAQEKLHFNENGKFKIVQFTDIHYKCGSEESAKSIRMMKEVLDNEKPDLVAFTGDIVTDTPAKNGWDEVLAPVISKKIPYAIILGNHDDEHDWTRRQIMDYVIRKPYCYAQTGPAYLTGEGNYVLEIKNTQGKTGAILYFMDSNAYNRVGEQKGYNWFGFDQVEWYRNNSAFFTRENNGKPYPALAFFHIPLQEYTLLPDTTKNYVKNAPVFGNRTEKECPGIINTGMFAAMVEGGDVMGTFTGHDHDNDYIGYLNGICLAYGRFSGSKTTYTSLGYGARVIELTDNERIFNTWIHSSDNNILYNVKYPDSFIKK